Genomic DNA from Triticum dicoccoides isolate Atlit2015 ecotype Zavitan chromosome 4B, WEW_v2.0, whole genome shotgun sequence:
GATTAAGGTGCAATGCGATTTACCTGCCCTTGTAATTCAATCGTGTGTTAGCGGCTTCGTCAGCTGTGAAATCGATGTTGTGGCTGCGTGTGTTCATGCCCGCAGGCATTTCTTTAGTTGGTAACCTAGATCCAGCAAAAAGCATTGCGCAACAGCTGTTAGAACAACAATGCCTGCTATCTAGCGATCCTTGTCAAGATCTTTGCCGTGGCCTTTTTAAGTTAGTGCTAGTGGTTTTTTTTCTCATGAGTGCCTCAATTGCACGTGTAGAGAGGAGTGTGCACTGTACTGCTTTCACCATATCAAAACCTGCCTGCATGTGTAATCCAATTTCTGAAGAGTCGCGCTTTACTAATTTTCGTCTGTGGGCGACCAATTAGTGATTGCCTGGTTTTTGAGGTACCGGATGGTGAATGAACCATCAAATCCTAGGTCCGCTGTTTGGTCTGAGGAATCAAATGTGTTAGTGCATCATTTACTCGCCCGTCGTAAGCATAAACCAAGTACGAAATGAAGGATTGTGTCTCTATTAAATTTAGACCAACCGTTGATGGATCAATTGATTCCTCCATGAGACACTCCACTTGTGCCTTCACATGCTATTTACCTATATCCATCTCAGCTCTCAAATGCATCATTCGGAAGAGTTTCATATCTCTTAGGCAGTTGTTATGGCAAACTACTTGCTTGATGTTTCCAGAATGTAAATGTTGTACATATGTTCGTCTCGAATGCATCATTCAGAAGAGTTTCATCTCTCTTAGGCGATTCTTATGGCAAACTACTTGCTTGATGTTTCCAGATTGTGAATGTTGTACCTATTTCCGTATGAATGCATCATTCAGAAGAGTTTCATATCTCTTACGCGATTGTTATGGCAAACTACTTGCTTGCTGTTTCCAGAATGTAAATGTTGAACGATGCTAGCTAGCCAGTTTATCCCCGTTATGATGAGTCTCATGCCGCACTAAAAGGCTGGTAATTCTCTTCAGATAAATCATGCGACTTTGTGGTGTGATGTGTTATTCTCTGAAATGATTTCCTCTCACTGCTAGTCCTCTCTCAGATATGCTTGCCCCTTTTTATGATCTGATCTGATCTGAACATGGCTCTGCTTTCTGAACTTCTGCAGGCGCGACATTATCGGAGCAATCTCATGGGGCTTGCTGTGCTGCCTCCTAATAGTATCCTCGTACATGATGCTATACTTCAGGCACTTCTGGTTATCAGCCGTCATCATCTCCGTCGGCATCCTTCTTCCCGCCGGCCTGTACATTTTGAGGCAGAGGAAGCTGGCTAAGAAAAGAGAGCGGAGATTATTGTTGCCTCTCTCCATGTAAGGTTATCATTACATTGTAGTGGTAGGTTCCCCCTGATTTTGCGGTTGTTCTTGGCTAGACAGAATCCGCATTCCGGGCTTGCTTGGCACACATCCAAACAGTTGATAGGCCTCTGCTGCCTAGTATACGTCCACCATATTCTTTAGTCTTCACTAAAGTGCTGGAAGAAGTACACCATCAATTTTTGAGGCTCCAGTGTTGTGCGAATGAATACGCTAGCTTGTGTGTTTCCGCTGCGGTTTGTTTTccgctttccttttttcttttaatgGTGCTTGCAGCCTGACAAGGTATCTCGATGTATCGGACCGCCCCGAGTCACACTTTTGTAACTAAAGAAGGATAGATTGTTTCGTTGTTCTGATGGAATTTGTGAGCTTCATGTCCTCTCCAGCCACTCTCAGTCGGTCGGTCGGTCCAGTTTGGTTTGGTTTCTGAATCGAAgtgatcacactggatgtggtgcttTCGCAGAACTGTATCTGCAAAAATCATATATCGAAATTCCTTTTGTGCCTGTAATCTTTGCAACATATGCTGCTGAATAATGGCAATCCTTGAACATTACAGATATCTATCCGGTGCTTCAGAAAGTATTTTTCCTTTATGCTTATGCGGAGACTTTCCCTGTGAGAAAAACTCTAGCAAGAAGTGATCTGCAATATATTCCAATCCATCCAGATTTCCTTGGAAGAGGAGACGGctataatgctgctttgttgatctTTTAGTCTACTTGAGCTATATGGGGTCTATGGCAAATTGGCAATTATGTTCGGAGATGCAAAAGAAAATAAATCAGCTGCAACTTATTTGCAAGTCGTTTCTAGCAAAGAAGCTTTGGTTAGGATCGTTGCAAATACAAGATAGGAAAAAAAaaacgcgccaggtaggggtcgaACGTTTCTAGCAAAGAAGCTTTGGTTAGGATCGTTGCAAATACAAGATAGGAAAAAAaaacgcgccaggtaggggtcgaACCTACGGCCTTCCGCTTAGGAAACGGACGCTCTATCCACTGAGCTACAGGCGCTTGGTGTCTTGCTTGTGAGGTAAAACCTTTAtatttctagctttcttactgtgCAGCGCGTTGCTGGTACCGATTATGAGGATGGCTGTTTCGTCTTTTTTTTTCCTTGGTGGCAGCTGAATAAGTGTGGAATGTTTATTTATGAACATGCATTCTCTTTCAGTATACACAAGCAAGCAACCATCTATTCTACTCCTTCCGTTCcttaatgagtgaatctacatacggaataaaatgagtgaatctccactctaaaatatgtctatatacatccgtacggCGTTTATATAAATCTttaaaaagtcttatatttagaaacggatggaGTAGCAAAACTTGTACTTGTTGTCGTAAATGTCACGTTGTCGAGATGGAGAGGGATCAGCCGACCAGCAAGAACACCATAATTATTATGATTACCAAATGTTCCACTGCATGCGGAGGCAAAAGGATCAATCTGTTCTTGTTCTTCTCAACATCTCTATGGCCATCAGCTGGTTCATCTGCAGCCTGGTTCTCTTTTTGTCTTTCCTTATGCCAGTCTAGTCTCATTCACTTTGCTCCTCTTTGCGTTTTTCATCCGGAGGTCAAGGAATTATCACTCATACGAAAGAGGAGAGCAACTGTTTTTGGTTGCCGTCGTCTTCCGCGGTTCTAGTAAATAAAAACGGAAAGTTGAAAAAGAGGTCAGCAAAGGTCCTATGGTCTAGTGGTTAGGACATTGGACTCTGAATCCAGTAACCCGAGTTCAAGTCTCGGTAGGACctcttttttcattttatttttgtttttccacTTAACGCATGATGAAGTTCCCTAGTTTTTTCAAGGAAAGGACTACATATCATATCTTTACTTAATGACAATTCCTCGTTTTTGTCTTTTCTATGGGGTTTGTAAGTACTATGTTTCTTAAAATTTTCATGGAAAAGCCTATATACTGCATCCGTtttgaaatataaggtgtattgatttccatgcaagtcaaccatttgaatgtttgaccaagattatagaatagAATAACAACATCTGGAATGCCTAATAGATAAATATGAAACTGCTTTTCAtgatggatcaaatgatataaaatTCATATTGTGGATATTGATACATTTTTCTAAAACTCAGTCAAACATGCACTCGTTTGATTtctgaaaaactaatacaccttatataaaggagcgGAGGGAGTCAACATGGGTGCGCGCGCACCCTTTACAAATAGTAAAATCGAAAATATGCTAGAAAAACTCAAAAAAAGTctgaatttgttttttttaatATACATAGTCAACTGGTATACTCGCATATGAAGTTTCACGAAGAAATCACATCCATGATAATCTAGGCAAAAATTACAAAATCGAAGATCATCGAAGCTATATTAAAAAAACACTGTTTAATGAATAGTATGGTCGCATTTGTATTTTCTTCACTAATAATACCATGGGTGTCAATACATCATGAAACTTCACACATGAGTAGAATGGTCGACTAAGATTCATAgcgcaaaatttcagaatttttaattttttctagtattttttatgaATTTACTATTCACGTGAGTGCGCATGCACCCATGTTTACCATTGTATTTTCGTAACTATTACTTTCTTGTTTTATTCTCCCTTTGTATACTCTATAAGGTTTGTAATCTTTATTCTAGATTTCTATAAAAAATGGCATTCCCTATTTTTTAATCGGGAGAATAACTTTATCCGGATGAACTTCATTGTGTACCATTTTTCAAGCACCCCGTAGCAAGCTTTTAAATACTAGATGAccagttgcgccaatggcgcaaaggccaaAAGTAAGCCATGTATTGAAAGAGTGTACATTAATATTATTCGGGCACATATCTTGAGCTCCTTGTGGTTCTTGCTCTGTTTCCACTTGAGAAATCCCTCTCTGCCTCCCAAATCTTCGCTGATGCCTGCAAAATGTATGCACATGGGACTGCATTAAGATAGCCAAATGAACAAATAGTCCGACGAAGTCATTCACTATAACCAACAATTGTCTTCCTAAACCACAACTTGAAGTACTCTAGATAGCCTCATTTCAAAAGAAAAACTGAACAACAATCGGATGGCAGAGACGCCAAAATAGCTCAAATGATGCAGCCATTTGCCAATTTCCAGGCATTATTATGTCACATACTTGTACAGTTGTACTTTCCAAAGCAGTTAGGAAACCAATCTTTTTCCTTCATCATGCAAGTACCGAGAAGATACTTTCTTGATGAGTGACCTTATTAAAGTATCGAAAAATCAAAACAAAATGTTAATTTCAAGAGGGGAAGCAGACACAAGTAACTTTCAGATATTGGTGTCATTTAATTTATATACTCAAAGATGTTGTATCAATAACTATATACAGTTCTTATTCCATTCACACATATTTCTTTGGACCCACATTACAATTCAAGCATATTTTTCAGTCTAAGGGGACATATaaacaggacggaggtagtagtagccAGCTGCAGCACAAGTCCCAAGACACTTTGCGAGGATGTATGGTGGACCAACTATTAATAAAATTACTATTGTACATGTCGGCTATTAGGATGACTCTAAATAACATGCAACTCCTTACATTGTATTGTTGGATGTACACTCTCCTTTTTTTCGTCTGCATATAACATTTGGGCAAAGTCAAACTTtctaaagtttgactaacttt
This window encodes:
- the LOC119294602 gene encoding uncharacterized protein LOC119294602, with protein sequence MITRSKLVEQLRDYQIRSQHKRDIIGAISWGLLCCLLIVSSYMMLYFRHFWLSAVIISVGILLPAGLYILRQRKLAKKRERRLLLPLSM